From the genome of Deinococcus sp. AJ005, one region includes:
- a CDS encoding (2Fe-2S)-binding protein, with protein MQVQVNGKTRQVQREDELLLWVLRDELGLTGTHYGCGIGICGSCTVLVDGQVTRSCLTPVASVAGKAVTTLEGLAKVGRGGVVTLHPVQQAFVENPLQCGWCLPGHVLSAVALLDANPAPTPEQIDDSAGINLCRCGGYNNVRKAVARAAELKRGSL; from the coding sequence ATGCAAGTACAGGTCAATGGAAAGACGCGGCAGGTCCAGCGCGAGGACGAACTGCTGCTGTGGGTGCTGCGCGACGAGCTGGGCCTGACCGGCACGCATTACGGCTGCGGCATCGGCATCTGCGGCAGTTGTACCGTGCTGGTGGACGGTCAGGTGACGCGCAGTTGCCTGACCCCTGTGGCGAGCGTGGCTGGGAAAGCCGTGACCACACTGGAGGGACTGGCAAAAGTTGGGCGGGGCGGCGTGGTGACACTGCACCCCGTTCAGCAGGCATTCGTGGAAAATCCCCTCCAGTGCGGGTGGTGCCTGCCGGGACATGTGCTGTCGGCGGTGGCGCTGCTCGATGCCAACCCTGCGCCCACGCCAGAGCAGATCGATGACAGCGCAGGCATCAACCTATGCCGTTGCGGGGGCTACAACAACGTGCGGAAGGCCGTGGCGCGGGCGGCGGAA
- a CDS encoding xanthine dehydrogenase family protein subunit M: protein MYPANFDYQKAASVDDALKAMSENPDLKIIAGGHSLLPAMKLRLAQPPALLDIFNLEELKGISEDGDFYVVGAMTTHADVMRSHLPLFPEVAGWVGDPMVRNRGTIGGSLAHADPSADYPAAALATGAEFVIRGMGGERTVGADEMFLGMFESAVEAGELLTHIRIPKGISSSVYEKYRHPASHYAIVGVAMARHADGQIRAAYTGAAEKAARLPKLEERLNAGQDVGTGLVEGADLLGDRFASADFRAHLVDVLSDRAAKRLG, encoded by the coding sequence ATGTATCCAGCCAATTTCGACTATCAGAAAGCCGCCAGCGTAGATGACGCCCTCAAAGCCATGTCCGAAAATCCCGATCTCAAGATCATTGCCGGGGGGCATTCGCTGCTGCCTGCCATGAAACTGCGTCTGGCCCAGCCGCCCGCACTGCTGGATATCTTCAATCTGGAGGAACTCAAGGGCATTTCAGAAGACGGCGACTTTTATGTGGTTGGCGCGATGACCACGCACGCCGACGTGATGCGTAGTCACCTCCCCCTCTTTCCCGAAGTGGCGGGCTGGGTGGGTGATCCGATGGTGCGTAACCGTGGGACCATCGGCGGCTCTCTGGCGCATGCCGATCCCAGCGCGGATTATCCGGCAGCAGCACTGGCAACGGGAGCGGAGTTCGTCATTCGCGGCATGGGCGGTGAGCGCACGGTGGGCGCGGACGAGATGTTCCTGGGCATGTTCGAGAGTGCCGTGGAAGCGGGCGAACTCCTGACCCACATCCGCATCCCTAAAGGCATCAGCTCAAGCGTGTACGAGAAATACCGTCACCCGGCCAGCCATTACGCCATCGTGGGTGTGGCGATGGCCCGGCATGCCGACGGCCAGATTCGCGCGGCTTACACTGGGGCGGCAGAGAAAGCGGCGCGTTTGCCCAAGCTGGAAGAACGCCTGAATGCTGGACAGGACGTGGGAACCGGCTTGGTGGAGGGCGCAGACCTGCTAGGAGACCGTTTCGCCAGCGCCGACTTCCGCGCACATCTGGTGGACGTGCTGTCTGACCGGGCGGCCAAACGCTTAGGCTGA